One window of the Pseudomonas lurida genome contains the following:
- a CDS encoding DUF1656 domain-containing protein, with protein sequence MIGDLDISGVFLPTLLVLMGITYVLFLVVHGLLTRVHFYRLVWHRALFNVGLYALLLGAVDSLSRYLMT encoded by the coding sequence ATGATCGGTGACCTGGATATCAGCGGCGTATTCCTGCCCACGCTGCTGGTGCTGATGGGCATTACGTATGTGTTGTTCCTGGTGGTGCACGGGCTGTTGACCCGCGTCCACTTCTATCGCCTGGTCTGGCACCGGGCATTGTTCAATGTGGGGCTCTACGCGCTGTTGCTGGGCGCGGTGGACTCACTCAGTCGATACCTGATGACATGA
- the pgaA gene encoding poly-beta-1,6 N-acetyl-D-glucosamine export porin PgaA yields MLRTLPLSASGRLRLLIGVTLCSQLLMPTFAMADAAYDALIIQARNGNFTPALTQLRQLPAERQTPGQISDHLVIAGWAGQDAEVLKVYEAQGQNRNLTAQALATVARTYRNQKQWAQAEAVYRKALLREPNNVDLQLGLALTQADGGKTSEAVQRARALVAAKPDDPNRRMALGYALTRAGLQFDALHEFDQAFIRAGNKPEVAREYIVALQKARLPEPALRLSAQRPGLVDPVTQRRLEGDLAAERVRMAEFATRSEKERYVIADRALQGYDQLLARWTPDATARDDVLIWRIDRLGALKARARTADVIREYETLKAEGVQLPTYAVRWVAASYLDQRQPEKAEPLYRQALSAPDAEPDDRVEDTTALFYALQESDKADDAREVANNLAKSQNPRVELKGLPVGNPSDAWMDAQQLSAQAGVFGGDLPGSEAGLEALVAKAPGNVGLRLAQADMYRARDLPRRAEGILKETEAQAPRDIGLEVSQAYTAMDLQEWRQLDVLTDDVVARNPDNRQVQRLSRLRDVHDMAELRVEAYTGKSFGGGNNGDAGAVSGSRDWGIESRLYTPPIDEDWRLFAGAGYARADFEEGTGQHRWQVVGVERRTRDMTIEAEVSNHSYGDGSKQGAAVSIARDINDNWQYGGSLGYLLSTTPLRALNDGVTANGGSGFIRWRANESREWKLTLSPSHFSDGNDRFEALLSGREGLYSSSKVQVDLGLEVGASRNSKEDTVYFNPKSDFTVLPVLNINHVLYRRYETQWSQQFQVGAGTYSQRDYSTGGIGLVGYGQRFRWNDVLDAGANLSLISRPYDGDRERDLRLLVDLTYRF; encoded by the coding sequence ATGCTGCGAACCCTCCCACTCAGTGCCTCAGGCCGGTTGCGGCTGCTCATCGGGGTAACCTTGTGCAGCCAGTTGCTGATGCCCACCTTTGCCATGGCCGACGCGGCCTATGACGCCCTGATCATCCAGGCGCGCAACGGCAACTTCACACCCGCCCTGACTCAATTGCGCCAACTGCCTGCCGAGCGTCAGACGCCAGGCCAGATCAGCGACCACCTGGTAATTGCCGGTTGGGCCGGCCAGGATGCCGAAGTGCTGAAGGTGTACGAGGCCCAGGGTCAGAATCGCAACTTGACCGCCCAGGCGCTGGCCACGGTCGCACGTACCTATCGCAACCAGAAGCAGTGGGCGCAGGCCGAGGCGGTCTATCGCAAGGCGCTGCTGCGTGAGCCGAACAATGTCGACCTGCAACTGGGCCTTGCCCTCACCCAGGCCGATGGCGGTAAAACCAGCGAAGCGGTGCAACGCGCCCGCGCCCTGGTGGCCGCCAAACCCGACGACCCCAACCGGCGCATGGCCCTCGGCTACGCACTGACTCGCGCCGGCTTGCAGTTCGACGCGCTGCATGAGTTCGACCAGGCGTTTATCCGCGCCGGCAATAAACCGGAAGTGGCCCGCGAATACATCGTCGCCTTGCAAAAGGCGCGTTTGCCGGAGCCTGCGTTGCGCCTGTCGGCCCAGCGTCCGGGGCTGGTGGACCCTGTGACCCAGCGTCGCCTGGAAGGTGACCTGGCGGCCGAGCGCGTGCGCATGGCCGAGTTCGCCACGCGTAGCGAGAAAGAACGCTATGTCATCGCGGATCGGGCCTTGCAGGGCTACGACCAGCTCCTCGCGCGTTGGACCCCGGACGCCACGGCCCGTGACGATGTGCTGATCTGGCGCATCGATCGCCTGGGCGCGCTCAAGGCACGGGCGCGTACCGCTGACGTGATCCGCGAGTACGAAACCCTCAAGGCCGAAGGTGTGCAATTGCCCACCTACGCCGTGCGTTGGGTGGCGGCGTCCTACCTCGACCAACGCCAACCGGAAAAAGCCGAACCGTTGTACCGCCAGGCGCTGAGCGCCCCCGATGCCGAGCCGGATGATCGCGTCGAAGACACCACGGCGTTGTTCTACGCCTTGCAGGAAAGCGACAAAGCCGACGATGCTCGCGAGGTCGCCAACAACCTGGCCAAAAGCCAAAACCCACGGGTGGAGCTCAAGGGCTTGCCGGTCGGCAACCCCAGCGACGCGTGGATGGATGCGCAACAACTGTCAGCCCAGGCTGGCGTCTTCGGCGGCGACCTGCCGGGCAGCGAAGCCGGCCTGGAGGCGTTGGTGGCCAAAGCCCCTGGCAATGTCGGCCTGCGCCTGGCCCAGGCCGACATGTACCGCGCCCGCGATTTGCCCCGGCGCGCCGAAGGCATCCTCAAGGAAACCGAAGCCCAGGCTCCGCGTGATATTGGCCTGGAAGTGAGCCAGGCCTACACCGCCATGGACCTGCAGGAGTGGCGCCAGCTCGACGTGCTCACCGATGACGTGGTGGCACGCAACCCGGACAACCGCCAGGTGCAGCGCCTCAGCCGCCTGCGCGATGTGCATGACATGGCCGAGCTGCGGGTCGAGGCCTACACCGGTAAAAGCTTCGGCGGTGGTAACAACGGCGATGCGGGTGCCGTCTCCGGGAGCCGTGACTGGGGGATTGAAAGCCGCCTCTACACGCCACCCATCGACGAAGACTGGCGCCTGTTCGCCGGTGCCGGCTATGCCCGCGCCGATTTCGAAGAGGGGACCGGCCAGCACCGTTGGCAGGTTGTCGGCGTAGAGCGGCGTACCCGCGACATGACCATTGAAGCCGAGGTCTCCAACCACTCCTACGGCGATGGCTCAAAACAAGGCGCCGCCGTGTCGATTGCCCGTGACATCAATGACAACTGGCAATACGGCGGCAGCCTTGGCTACCTCCTGTCCACCACGCCGCTGCGAGCGTTGAACGACGGGGTCACGGCCAATGGCGGCAGCGGTTTCATCCGCTGGCGTGCCAACGAAAGCCGCGAGTGGAAGCTGACCCTCAGCCCGTCCCATTTCAGTGATGGCAACGACCGCTTCGAGGCCTTGCTCAGCGGCCGTGAAGGCCTTTACAGCTCATCCAAAGTGCAAGTGGACCTGGGCCTGGAAGTCGGCGCCAGCCGCAACAGCAAGGAAGACACGGTCTATTTCAACCCGAAGTCGGACTTCACCGTGTTGCCGGTCCTCAACATCAACCATGTGCTCTATCGCCGCTACGAGACCCAGTGGAGTCAGCAGTTCCAGGTCGGTGCGGGTACGTATAGCCAGCGGGATTATTCCACCGGTGGCATCGGTCTGGTCGGCTACGGCCAACGTTTTCGCTGGAACGATGTACTGGACGCCGGCGCCAACCTGAGCCTGATCAGCCGACCTTACGACGGTGATCGTGAACGCGATCTGCGTTTGCTCGTCGACCTCACTTACCGTTTCTAG
- the pgaB gene encoding poly-beta-1,6-N-acetyl-D-glucosamine N-deacetylase PgaB, whose product MTVLSRCLLILGVMLASACAQQPAPFTPPAERPTPANEAPWPKNHFLGIAYHDIEDRDPDQAVVAVRTERLIEQLAWLRENGYQAVSVDQILAARNGGPALPPKAILLSFDDGYSSFYTRVMPILRAYHWPALLAPVGYWIDTPLNKPVDFAGQPRPRGEFLTWQQIREVSQSGLVEIAAHTDASHTGILANPQGNLEPAATSLRFDPATGRYESQAQFDARMRADVVAISNKIQTVTGKKPRVWVWPYGAAKGTSLAIVGEQGYQMALTLEDGLDSSNDLMNSPRFLVASDPDGEHFANSIVAAQAKAPMRVLHVDLDNVYDPDPAQQARNLDQLVQRVVDMGAGTVFLQAFADPKGDGLVHELYFPNRHLPVRADLFNRVSWQLHTRAHAAVYAWMPVLSFALDPKLPRVTRWDPETGKTGLDPDQYKRLSPFDPQVRKIIGEIYEDLARNNAIDGVLYHDDAVFNDFEDASPGALKAYAANGLPNSIEALRADPAVMQRWTRFKSRYLIDFTNELTAKVRAIGGPQVQTARNIFAEPMLNPGSETWFAQNLDDFLQTYDWTAPMAMPLMEGQEYKTSNAWLEKLVATVKARPGAMERTVFELQAKDWRTKAAPDIDAVQMAEWMGVLKRQGVTSFGYYPDNFLENSPDLKTVRPALSNQWNP is encoded by the coding sequence ATGACCGTCCTCAGCCGTTGCCTGTTGATCCTGGGCGTAATGCTGGCCAGTGCCTGCGCCCAGCAACCCGCGCCTTTCACTCCACCCGCCGAGCGGCCGACACCGGCCAACGAAGCGCCGTGGCCGAAAAACCATTTCCTGGGCATTGCCTACCACGATATCGAAGACCGCGATCCCGATCAGGCGGTGGTGGCGGTGCGCACCGAGCGTCTGATCGAGCAGTTGGCCTGGCTGCGCGAGAATGGCTACCAGGCGGTCAGCGTCGACCAGATCCTGGCGGCCCGCAACGGTGGCCCGGCATTGCCGCCCAAAGCCATCTTGCTCAGCTTCGATGACGGCTATTCGAGCTTCTACACGCGGGTGATGCCGATCCTGCGCGCCTACCACTGGCCGGCGTTGCTGGCGCCCGTGGGCTACTGGATCGACACGCCGCTGAACAAACCCGTGGACTTCGCCGGGCAGCCACGGCCACGTGGCGAGTTCCTCACCTGGCAGCAGATCCGCGAAGTGTCCCAGTCGGGCCTGGTGGAAATCGCGGCGCACACCGATGCCAGTCACACCGGCATTCTGGCCAACCCGCAGGGCAACCTGGAGCCGGCGGCGACCTCGCTGCGCTTTGACCCGGCCACGGGGCGCTATGAAAGCCAGGCACAGTTCGACGCGCGGATGCGTGCCGATGTGGTGGCGATCTCCAACAAGATCCAAACAGTCACCGGCAAGAAACCACGCGTGTGGGTCTGGCCGTACGGTGCAGCCAAGGGCACTTCGTTGGCGATTGTTGGCGAGCAGGGCTACCAGATGGCCCTGACCCTGGAAGATGGCCTCGACAGCTCTAATGACTTGATGAACAGCCCGCGCTTCCTGGTGGCTTCCGACCCGGACGGCGAGCACTTCGCCAACAGCATCGTCGCGGCGCAAGCCAAGGCCCCTATGCGCGTGTTGCATGTGGACCTGGATAACGTCTACGACCCGGACCCGGCCCAACAGGCTCGCAACCTCGACCAGCTGGTGCAAAGGGTGGTGGACATGGGGGCAGGTACGGTGTTCCTGCAAGCCTTCGCCGACCCCAAGGGTGACGGCCTGGTGCATGAACTGTACTTCCCCAACCGCCACCTGCCAGTACGCGCCGACTTGTTCAACCGTGTCTCATGGCAACTGCACACCCGTGCCCATGCCGCGGTGTATGCCTGGATGCCGGTGCTCAGCTTTGCCCTCGACCCCAAGCTGCCCCGCGTGACGCGCTGGGACCCGGAAACCGGCAAGACCGGCCTTGACCCGGACCAGTACAAACGCTTGTCGCCGTTTGACCCGCAGGTGCGCAAGATCATCGGTGAGATCTACGAGGACCTGGCGCGCAACAACGCCATCGACGGTGTGCTGTACCACGACGATGCGGTGTTCAACGACTTCGAGGACGCCAGCCCTGGCGCGCTCAAGGCGTACGCCGCCAACGGCCTGCCAAACAGCATCGAGGCCCTGCGTGCCGACCCGGCAGTGATGCAGCGCTGGACACGTTTCAAGAGCCGCTACCTGATCGACTTCACCAACGAGCTGACCGCCAAGGTCCGTGCCATTGGTGGGCCGCAGGTGCAGACCGCGCGCAATATCTTTGCCGAGCCGATGCTCAATCCCGGCAGCGAGACCTGGTTCGCGCAGAATCTCGATGATTTCCTCCAGACCTACGACTGGACCGCGCCCATGGCCATGCCGTTGATGGAAGGCCAGGAATACAAGACCTCCAATGCCTGGCTGGAGAAGCTGGTGGCGACGGTCAAGGCGCGCCCCGGCGCGATGGAGCGCACCGTGTTCGAACTGCAAGCCAAAGACTGGCGCACCAAGGCTGCGCCGGATATCGACGCCGTGCAGATGGCTGAATGGATGGGTGTGCTCAAGCGCCAGGGTGTCACGAGTTTTGGCTACTACCCGGACAACTTCCTGGAAAACTCCCCGGACCTGAAGACTGTA
- a CDS encoding efflux transporter outer membrane subunit, giving the protein MKQLMATAALGLLLSACQVVGPDYKLPETSAVNRGDLQGQLAGDGHNVVSAPVPADWWKLYKDPRLDELVRQAMASNTDLRVAAANLQRARFQTQEAESAGGWSAGAKAEAQRLQESGEAFLLTEKVPVANIGSASISTSYQFDLFGTLQRGIESAQASADAAQAAADIARITLVADVVRSYTQVCAANEELAIANESLDLQAQSTKLTQRLRDAGRGDETQVTRSQTQYKSLRADMPRYEAARQAGLYRLSMLLAKPLDQLPAGTGTCAELPHIAQLLPVGDGATLLKRRPDVRQAERQLAAATARIGVATGALYPDISIGATVGTVGILDDLGTPATNRWGFGPLISWSVPTNGARARIHEAEAATQGALAHFDGVVLNAIRETQTGLAQYTAQLQRRDALAEAGESAREAADQTHRFFEAGRASFLADLQATRTYTDVRAQLAAANTQVAMSQIDLFLALGGGWESGRTQASQPSKP; this is encoded by the coding sequence ATGAAGCAACTGATGGCAACCGCTGCGTTGGGGTTGTTGCTGTCGGCCTGCCAAGTGGTGGGGCCGGATTACAAGCTGCCGGAAACGTCGGCCGTCAACCGTGGGGACCTGCAAGGGCAACTCGCGGGCGACGGTCACAACGTTGTGTCGGCGCCGGTGCCGGCGGACTGGTGGAAACTCTACAAAGACCCGCGCCTGGATGAGCTGGTGCGCCAGGCCATGGCTTCCAACACCGACTTGCGTGTGGCCGCCGCCAACCTGCAACGCGCTCGGTTCCAGACCCAGGAAGCTGAATCTGCAGGCGGTTGGAGCGCCGGTGCCAAGGCTGAGGCCCAGCGCCTTCAGGAGTCGGGCGAAGCCTTTCTGCTGACCGAAAAAGTCCCGGTGGCCAACATCGGCAGTGCCAGTATCAGCACGTCCTATCAGTTCGACTTGTTCGGCACCCTGCAGCGCGGCATCGAAAGCGCCCAGGCCAGCGCCGATGCGGCCCAGGCCGCCGCCGACATCGCCCGCATCACGTTGGTCGCGGATGTGGTGCGTTCCTACACCCAGGTGTGTGCGGCCAACGAAGAGCTGGCAATCGCCAACGAGTCCCTCGACCTGCAGGCACAGAGCACCAAGCTGACCCAGCGCCTGCGCGACGCCGGGCGTGGTGATGAAACCCAGGTGACCCGTTCGCAGACCCAGTACAAATCCTTGCGCGCCGACATGCCGCGCTACGAAGCGGCACGCCAGGCCGGTCTGTACCGCCTGTCGATGTTGCTGGCCAAGCCGCTGGATCAACTGCCAGCGGGCACCGGCACGTGCGCCGAGCTGCCGCACATCGCCCAGCTGCTGCCGGTCGGTGATGGCGCGACCTTGCTCAAGCGTCGCCCGGATGTACGCCAGGCTGAACGTCAACTGGCGGCCGCCACCGCGCGAATCGGTGTGGCCACTGGCGCGCTGTACCCAGACATCAGCATCGGCGCCACGGTGGGCACTGTCGGGATTCTCGATGACCTGGGCACACCGGCGACCAACCGCTGGGGTTTTGGCCCGCTGATCAGTTGGTCGGTGCCGACCAACGGCGCACGCGCCCGTATCCATGAAGCCGAAGCCGCAACCCAGGGCGCCTTGGCGCATTTCGACGGCGTGGTGCTCAACGCCATCCGTGAAACCCAGACCGGCCTTGCGCAATACACCGCGCAGTTGCAACGCCGCGACGCCCTGGCCGAAGCCGGCGAGTCCGCCAGGGAGGCCGCAGACCAGACCCATCGCTTCTTCGAGGCGGGTCGCGCGTCATTCCTGGCCGACCTGCAGGCCACCCGCACGTACACCGATGTGCGCGCGCAACTGGCCGCGGCCAACACCCAGGTTGCCATGAGCCAGATCGATCTGTTCCTGGCCCTGGGCGGTGGTTGGGAAAGCGGACGAACGCAAGCGTCTCAGCCCAGCAAACCCTGA
- a CDS encoding YdgA family protein: MNKPAVVLLGFVVAVGVVSAGGAWYTGKQLEPVLQTAVQDANKELQRSMAGVDGTVALELVSLDRGLFSSTAHYRLKGQGSFFGEQNPNPELLIVDHIEHGPLPFSRLVSLKWLPVMATSHYALEKNATTEKWFAAAKDVSPLKGVANIGYSRSVSGNLELLPLEFKDDTSSASFSGLNLDFDSTAEGKKVKVDGYMNSLKLAMVDANGTPFDAEFAGLTVASNLEKSTFGFYTGQNTVELSDTKLTFGPQKAVLTLKGFEQKDSSEIKDNNMDGRVDYKIDEIGYQGKPVGSAAMALSLKNIDVPSGLVLTKLYQDKMQPVQAAAAAGQPVPELQLTEAEQALAEANVNQLLAAKPHLALENLSLKTTHGESKFNLVLDLAKPTSMELPPVELGKQMVSLLDANLTLSKPMIADVAALQAQVGGVTDPKAIEQQSQMASEMVSGMAVGTQLATLVGSDVVSKLHYANNEVTFNGQKMTVEQFIGFVMSKVGAVGGAQ, translated from the coding sequence ATGAATAAGCCAGCAGTCGTTCTTTTGGGTTTTGTTGTCGCCGTGGGCGTCGTCAGTGCAGGCGGTGCCTGGTACACCGGCAAGCAGCTGGAGCCGGTGCTGCAAACGGCCGTGCAGGACGCCAACAAGGAACTGCAACGTTCCATGGCCGGCGTCGACGGCACCGTCGCCCTGGAGCTGGTGTCCCTGGACCGTGGCCTGTTCAGCAGCACTGCGCACTACCGCCTCAAGGGCCAAGGCTCGTTCTTCGGCGAGCAGAACCCGAACCCAGAGCTGCTGATTGTCGACCATATCGAGCACGGTCCACTGCCGTTCTCGCGCCTGGTGTCGCTGAAATGGCTGCCGGTCATGGCCACCAGTCATTACGCGCTGGAAAAGAACGCCACCACCGAAAAATGGTTCGCCGCCGCCAAAGACGTGTCGCCGCTCAAAGGCGTGGCCAATATCGGCTACAGCCGTTCGGTGAGCGGCAATCTCGAGCTGCTGCCCCTGGAGTTCAAGGACGACACCTCCTCTGCCAGCTTCTCCGGCCTGAACCTGGATTTCGACAGCACTGCCGAGGGCAAGAAGGTCAAGGTTGATGGCTACATGAACAGCCTCAAACTGGCGATGGTCGACGCCAATGGTACGCCGTTCGATGCTGAATTCGCTGGCCTGACCGTCGCCAGCAACCTGGAGAAATCCACCTTCGGCTTCTATACCGGGCAGAACACCGTAGAGTTGAGCGACACCAAGCTCACCTTCGGCCCACAGAAGGCCGTGCTGACGCTCAAAGGCTTCGAGCAGAAAGACTCCAGCGAGATCAAAGACAACAACATGGACGGTCGCGTCGATTACAAGATCGACGAGATCGGCTACCAGGGCAAACCTGTCGGCTCCGCCGCCATGGCCCTGAGCTTGAAGAACATCGATGTGCCGTCGGGCCTGGTGCTGACCAAGCTGTATCAAGACAAGATGCAGCCGGTACAAGCCGCTGCCGCTGCGGGCCAACCGGTGCCTGAGCTGCAACTGACCGAAGCCGAGCAAGCCCTTGCTGAAGCCAACGTCAACCAATTGCTGGCTGCCAAGCCGCACCTGGCGCTGGAAAACCTGTCCCTGAAAACCACCCACGGTGAAAGCAAATTCAACCTGGTGCTGGACTTGGCCAAGCCGACCTCCATGGAACTGCCACCGGTTGAACTCGGCAAGCAGATGGTTTCGTTGCTGGACGCCAACCTGACCCTGTCCAAGCCGATGATCGCCGACGTTGCCGCCCTGCAAGCGCAGGTTGGCGGTGTGACCGACCCTAAGGCCATCGAGCAGCAATCCCAGATGGCCAGCGAAATGGTCAGTGGCATGGCCGTTGGCACGCAACTGGCGACCCTGGTCGGCAGTGACGTGGTCTCCAAGCTGCATTACGCCAACAATGAAGTGACCTTCAACGGCCAGAAGATGACCGTCGAGCAGTTCATTGGCTTCGTGATGTCCAAAGTCGGTGCGGTCGGCGGCGCGCAGTAA
- a CDS encoding efflux RND transporter periplasmic adaptor subunit, translated as MKKPFLTIGRVVLTLLIVTFAVVVVWRMVMYYMFAPWTRDGHIRADIVQIAPDVSGLIQRVDVRDNQLVTKGQVLFAVDQDRFKLALRQAQAAVADRQETLAQAQREYKRNRGLGNLVPSEQLEESQSRVARAQSALAEAQVTVDSAQLNLDRSVIRSPVDGYVNDRAPRTQEFVTAGRPVLSVVDSNSFHIDGYFEETKLDGIHVGMSVDIRVIGDNARLRGHVQSIVAGIEDRDRSSGSNLLPNVNPAFSWVRLAQRIPVRIAFDDVPADFRMIAGRTATVSIIGDAVKDGDKP; from the coding sequence ATGAAAAAACCTTTTTTGACCATCGGCCGTGTAGTCCTGACGCTGTTGATCGTGACGTTTGCGGTCGTCGTGGTATGGCGCATGGTCATGTACTACATGTTTGCCCCCTGGACCCGAGACGGCCACATCCGTGCCGACATCGTGCAGATCGCCCCGGATGTGTCCGGGCTGATCCAGCGCGTTGACGTGCGCGACAACCAGTTGGTGACCAAGGGCCAGGTGCTGTTCGCCGTCGACCAGGACCGTTTCAAGCTGGCCCTGCGCCAAGCCCAGGCCGCCGTGGCCGACCGCCAGGAAACCCTGGCCCAGGCCCAACGCGAGTACAAGCGTAACCGTGGCCTCGGCAACCTGGTGCCCAGCGAGCAGCTGGAAGAAAGCCAGTCCCGCGTCGCCCGCGCCCAGTCGGCCCTCGCCGAGGCCCAGGTAACAGTGGATTCCGCCCAGCTCAACCTCGATCGCTCGGTGATCCGCAGCCCCGTGGACGGTTACGTCAACGACCGTGCGCCGCGCACCCAGGAGTTCGTCACCGCCGGGCGGCCGGTGCTGTCGGTGGTGGACAGCAATTCCTTCCATATCGATGGCTACTTCGAAGAGACCAAGCTCGACGGCATTCACGTCGGCATGAGCGTCGACATCCGTGTGATTGGTGATAACGCCCGCCTGCGTGGCCATGTGCAGAGCATCGTCGCCGGTATCGAGGACCGCGACCGCAGCAGCGGCTCCAACCTGTTGCCCAACGTCAACCCGGCGTTCAGCTGGGTGCGCCTGGCCCAGCGGATTCCGGTGCGTATCGCCTTTGATGATGTACCGGCGGACTTCCGCATGATCGCCGGGCGCACGGCGACGGTGTCGATCATTGGCGACGCAGTCAAAGACGGAGACAAACCATGA